The sequence below is a genomic window from Pyrobaculum sp. 3827-6.
CGGATCGTTTAAGATACCCAGCGCAATTTTTCAGCCTTCAGCTACCCGTTTGGAGCCTGCGGGCTTAGGGGCGCCGTGGGGGTTAAAGTTTATAAGTCACTCCTATCTGGGGCTTATGTCGGGGTGGTGAACCGATGGTACAACATCGCCGCGGATCTGCCTGTTGCCCTCTCGCCGCCGAGAGATCCCGACGAGGGTGAGAGCAGGGTTGGCCTCCTCACCAAGATCCTGCCCTCTGCCTTAATCGACCAGGAGTTCACCGCAGAGCGGTGGGTATCTATCCCGGAGAAGGTGCGGGATGTCTACAGACGGGTGGGGAGGCCGACGCCCCTCTTCAGAGCCGAGGGGCTGGAGAGGGCCCTCGGGGTAAAGACGAGGATCTACTACAAGTTTGAGGGGGTTCTGCCGGTGGGTAGCCACAAGCTCAATACCGCGGTGGCGCAGGCGTACTACGCAAAGGCGGACGGCGCCGTGGAGGTGGCCACGGAGACCGGGGCGGGGCAGTGGGGGATGGCCGTGTCGCTGGCGGCGGCGCTCTTCGGGCTGAGGGCTGTTGTGTTTATGACGAGGTCCTCCTACAACTCCAAGAGGCAGAGGCTGACCTTCATGCGTGCATACGGCGCCGTGGTGTACCCCAGCCCCAGCGAGGTGACCGAGGCCGGGAGGAGGCACTTCCGGCCGGATCACCCTGGCTCTCTGGGCATAGCCATATCCGAGGCGGTGGAGTACGTGCTGTCTGGCGAGAGGAGGAGGTACCTGCCCGGCAGCGTCATGGAGTTCGTCTTGATGCACCAGACAGTCATCGGGCTGGAGGCCGTGGGGCAACTACCGGAGGAGCCTGACGTCGCCGTGGCGTGTGTAGGGGGTGGCTCCAACTTCGCAGGCTTCACATACCCAATGATTGGTATGAAGCTGAGGAGAGAGGGGTTTGAGAAGACGCGGTTCGTCGCCGTGGAGTCGGAGGCGGCTCCCAAACTCACCAGGGGGGAGTATAGATACGACTTTCCAGACGCCGTGGGGGTGCTCCCGATGTTAAAAATGTATACCCTCGGCCACGACTACGTGCCGCCCGCCATACACGCCGCAGGGCTCCGCTACCACGGCGCGGCGCCCAGCCTCTCACTACTGAAGAGGCTGGGCATCGTGGAGTCCCTTGCCTACCCCCAGGAGGAGGTGATGAAGGCGGCCGTCCTATTCGCCAGATCTGAGGGCATTGTCCCGGCGCCTGAGTCGGCCCACGCCATTAGGGCAGTTATTGACCTGGCGAAGAAGTTGCCGGACGGCTCTGTAATCGCCTTCAACCTATCGGGCCACGGCCTTCTTGACGCCGACGCGTACGAGAAGTTTCTAGCATAATATTTATATACGGGGCTTTTACAGCCCTCATGCATTCGGGGTGGATCTAAAGACGCTTCTTAAAAAACTGGGCAACGGCCAGACGCTCACCTCCGAAGAGGCCTACGCCCTGGGAAGGCTGATTCTCTCCGGCTCGGCGAGCGACGTCGAGGTGGCGGCCGCCCTCACAGCAATGAGGGTTAGGGGCGAGTCCGCAGAAGAGATCGCAAGCTTTGTAAAAATGGCTAGGGAATTCGCCGTGAGAGTCCCCCTCAAGTCGGGCGCCATCGACACTGCGGGGACCGGCGGCGACGGCGCCGGGACGATCAACCTCTCAACAGCGGCTGCAGTTGTAGCCGCGGCGGCTGGGGCGAGGGTGTTGAAGCACGGCAACCGCTCCGCGTCGGGGATGTTCGGTAGCGCAGATTTTATGGAGGCGGTGGGGTACAACCTGGATCTCGGCCCCGAGAGGGCGGCGGAGCTTGTTGAGTCTGTGGGGTTTGCCTTTGTCTTCGCGCCGAGGTACCACCCGGCGTTTGCAAGAGTGGCCCCAGTGAGGAGGCAGTTGCCCTTCCGCACTATTTTCAACATCGTGGGGCCTCTGGCGAACCCCGGGCTGGTGAGGAGGCAGTTGATAGGCGTGGCGGAGCCGCGTCTGCTGGAGGTGGTGTCCGGCGCGGCGGCGGAGCTGGGGTTTGAACACGCCGTCGTCGTCCACGGGTCTGGGGTAGACGAGGTGTCTACAGAAGGCGAGACTGTGGTTTACGAGGTGCGGGGCGGGAAGGTGGAGAGGTACAGGTTGGGGCCTAGGGATCTGGGCGCCCCAGCCGTGCCGCTCCCCAGGGCTGGCAACAGGGAGGAGGCCGTGGCCAGGGCGCTGGCGGGGCTGAGGGGGGAGGACAGAGACGCCGCCGTGGCCATCGCGGTGAACGCCGCGTTTGCCCTATACGTCGCAGGCGTGGCGAGGGACCCGCGGGACGGCTTTGAGCTTGCCATGAAGACCATAGGGGACGGCGCGGCTTATAGAAAGCTCGTGGAGGCGGTGGAGGCGTCGAGGAGATGAGGAAGGTCCCTCTGTCTAAGCTCCCCCCGCCTAGGGAGCTGGCTGGGGGGCTGTACGGCGGGGGTGAGGAGTTTGTCGCACTTCTGGAGTCGGGTATGGGGTACGCGGAGCGTAGCCGGTTTAGCCTAGTGGCGTGGGGGGTCTCTAGGGAGTACGTATCGTGGGGGGCCGACGTCTACGACGTAGCGTACGAGGCTTATAGAGAGCTTGGGCGCTTCGCCTCTCCCTTTGGGGGCGACGTGGTGATCGGCGCCGTGTCCTACGACGCGTCGGCGTATGTGGAGCCCCTCCTCCTCCGCTACGGCAAGGTGGATAGGACTCTGCCCGCGGCCTTCTTCGTGAAGCCGGCGGGGTGGGTGCTCTACGACAAGTTGCTTGGGCGGGCCTATGTCCACGGCGAATTGCCCCGGCTGGGGCGGAGGGGGGAGGAGCCGCTTGCCGTGAGGGGGCCGGTGGCGGGTACAGACGAGGCCTCTTTTAAGAGGTGGGTTGGGGAGGCTAGGAGGAGGATTGAGGAGGGAGAGATTTTCCAGGTAGTGCTTTCTAGATATCTGGACTACGCCGTGGCCGGCGACGTCTTCGCGCTGTACACCTCCCTAGCCTCAGCCAACCCGTCGCCCTACATGTACTTCGTGAGGTGGAGGGGGCTACACCTGCTGGGCACGTCGCCGGAGCTGTTGGTTAAGGTGCAGGGGGACAGGGCCGAGACGCACCCCATCGCGGGGACGAGGCCCCGGGGGGCCACGGAGGAGGAGGACTTGGCGCTGGAGGAGGACATGTTGAGAGACGAGAAGGAGCTGGCTGAGCACTACATGTTGGTGGATTTGGCGCGGAACGACCTCGGCCGGGTGTGCAGGCCCGGAACGGTGAAGGTGGACGAGCTCTTCGCCGTGGAGAAGTACAGCAGGGTGCAACACCTAGTGTCTAGGGTGTCCTGCGTGCTTGAGAGGAAGTTCAGCCCTGTGGACGCCCTCTTCGCCACCCACCCGGCCGGCACAGTGTCGGGGGCGCCTAAGGTGAGGGCTATGGAGATAATAGCAGAGCTTGAAGACTCGCCGAGGGGGTTCTACGCAGGTTCGCTGGGCTTCTTCTCGCCTTCGCTATCGGAATTCGCCATTGTCATCAGAACCGCCATCCTCCGCGACGGTCTGTTGCGGATACAGGCGGGGGCCGGCGTTGTGTACGACTCCACCCCCGAGCGGGAGTATAGAGAGACCGAGGCGAAGCTGAGGGCGCTCCGCGAGGCGCTGGGGGTATGGACCTGACTCTCATCGTCGACAACTACGACAGCTTTGTCTACAACATCGCCCACTACGTAGCCGAGGCGGGTAGCAGGCCGATTGTACTGCGCAACGACGAAGTGTCAGTGAAGCTCGTGGAGAGGATTAGGCCGGATAGGATAATTATATCGCCTGGGCCGGGCCACCCGGAGAATCCCAGAGACGTGGGGGCGTCGCCGGACATCGTCCGGGAGTTCTCCGGCAGGGTGCCCATACTCGGCGTATGTATGGGGCATCAAATCATCGGCGCGGTGTTCGGCGCGAAGGTGCGGAGAGCCCGCACGATTAAACACGGCAAGACGAGCGAGGTGCGCCACTACGGGGGGGCGCTGTACCTAGGGGTGCCCGAGGTCTTCAAGGCGATGAGATACCACAGCCTCGTAATCGACGATCCCCCCGCCGTGCTGAAGGTGGAGGCCGTCTCGCTAGACGACGGGGAGATAATGGGCATTAGACATGTGGAGCACCCCACATTCGGCGTTCAGTTCCACCCCGAGTCCATAGGCACACCCCACGGGCTGAGAATTATAAAAAACTTCGTCGACCTTGCGTGACATGTTGCGCAGACCCGGCCTCGGGGTGTACCTCGTTGCGGGCTGGCCCAACAGAGAGATTTACGGGAGGGTGGTGAAGGAGCTGGGCGGCGTCGTAGACTTCTACGAGCTAGGCGTCCCCACGCGAAACCCCAAGTACGACGGCCCCTACATCAGAAAGGCCCATAGAGAGGTGGAGGCCCCCACGTGGCTGAGGCCGGAGGTGCCGACCTACGCCATGGCTTACTGGGAAGACTACCGAGCCAACCCCACGAAGCTCTTCAACCTGGCGGCCGAGGTAGGCGCCAGGGGGGTGCTGGCCCCCGATCTGCTGATAGACTTCCACGAAGACCTTGATGCGTACGTAAAGCTGTGCAGAGAGTTCGGGCTCGCCCCGGTGTTCTTCGTGCCGGGGAAGTTCCCGCACAAACTAGTGGAGAGGCTCGCCGCCGCGGGGCCCGACTTCATATACCTCGGCCTCTACGCCGCGACGGGGATCGAGCTCCCCGTCTACGTGGAGAGGAACGTCAGGATAATCCGCCAGCTGGTGGGCGACGTCTACGTCGTGGCTGGCTTCGCCGTGGACACCCCGGCCAAGGCGGCTAGGCTTGTGGAGGCCGGGGCAGACGGCGTGGTGGTAGGCACAGCCTTTATGAGGCGGTTGCAGAAAAGCCCAGAGGAGGCCCTGGCCTTCCTCCGCGAGATCAAGGCGGCGCTTAGATGAGGAGGAAGGGGAGGTACACCGCCAGGTTTAGAGCCGTCACAAGCGCCCCGTACTTCATAAACTGGGCAAAGGTTATGGTGGAGTGGAACCTCGTCTCCAAAACCTCGAGAATAATGATATTGGATGCAGCACCTAGAAGCGTTAGGTTGCCGGCTATGGTGGAGGCCATGGCGAGGGCCACCCAGGCCTTGGGGTCGTCGACCCCCAGATGGTGTAGATAGGTGGTGAAGAGGTTTACGAAGGGGACGTTGCTGAGCAACTGGCTCAGGGCTGTAGATATGAGGGCTATGGCTAGTATGTCGCTGGGCTTGCCTTGGTAGGTGGGGAGGGCGGCTGATATAAGCGGCTGGAGTACGCCGCCGCGCCATATGGCCTCCATTGTGATAAACATCGTCATGAAGAAGACTATGGTGCCCCACTCCACTCTGGCGAGGACCTCCCGGGGGGACGCGGCGAAGAAGTAGAGGAAAGACGCGGCAACGAACGGTATGAAGCCGATGTTGTGGATATGTGGCTGCCCCGACAGCGCGGCTAGGTCGTTAAGCACCATGGCGGCCACCGTGCCCAGCAGAGCCACGGCCGCCACCGCGGCATCGCGGGTGTTTCGTATCAACTCCAGCGGCACGGCCGAGTACTCCACCCTCCCGTTCTTGAGGCCGAGGATTTTGAAGAGGAGTAACGGGGTAACCACTAGGTTTATCAGGGTGGGGACGGCTAGGTACTGGAGGAAGGTTATGAAGGGGGCCTTGATCCCGGACTCCACAGCTATCAACATATTCTGGGGGTTTCCAATCGGCGTCATCGCCGAGCCGATGGTGAGGGAGAAGGCGAGTAGTAGAAACATGTGGCGGTGTTCAATCCCCGCGGCGCGTGCAATAGCCGCCGCCACCGGGGGGCCCATAAGAGCCACCGTATCGTTAACCGCGAAGGCCGAGAGGAGGCCGAAGAGGAGAGACGACGCCACGTATATAGCCAGCCTGGTCTTGAACAGAGATATGAACCAGTAGGCGAATGCGTCTAGCAACCCGCTGAGCTCCGCCAGGGCAACTATTGAAAACATCCCCACTAGGAACAGCACCACCTCGAAATTCACCACGTGCGGCACGTCGTCTACAGTAAGCGGGCCTATGAACACAGCTATAAAGGCGGCAAGCGACATAAGGGACCAGGTGGGCAACTTAGGGTAGAGGGGCCTAGCCGCCATGCCCCCCACCACGAGGAGTATAAGCACCGCCGCCACCACGGCGTCTTGGATCATAGTGGGCTTTTAAATAGGGGTCTTAAATCGGTTATGGAGTGTTTCGAGCCGATTGGATACGTGAGGCATAGGTACAGCAACGAGGAGGTGAGAAGCAGGAGGTTTGTAGACGCCGTGGTTGAGGTTCTGCCGCAGTTCGAAGAGGGGCTGGCAGGCATCGAGGAGTTCAGCCACGTCATAATAGTGGCGTGGCTTCACAAATTTAGAGGCCGCCCCCTCAAGGTGAGACCCAAGCGGGTGGCGGGCGCGCCTGAGGTGGGGGTCTTCGCCACCGACAGCCCAGACAGGCCTAACCCCATAGGCATCACCATAGCCCGCTTGGTAAGGCGCGAGGGCAGGTTTCTACACGTAGACGGAGTCGACCTCTTCGACGGCACGCCAGTCCTCGACATAAAGGCGCTGTCGCCCAGGAGGTGCCCTGCGGGGGTATCCGCCCCCTGGTGGGCTGATTGAAAAAGTTTTTAACTTGGGCAGTTTTTTCAATCATGCCATCTCACGGATCGCTGACAAAAGCCGGCAAGGTGAGGAATCAGACTCCGAAAATCCCGGCAAAGCCTAGGAAAAACCTCACGCCGAGGAGGAGAAATATTAGGAACTACAAGAGGAGGGTACTGTACGCCACGTCGCAAGCCTCCGCCGCGCCAGAGGCCTAGGTTTAATGCTCCTACCTTTTTTGGCGGCTGTACTCATAATTATACTGGGCACCCTGTCCCGCAGATTAGACGTATCTGTATCCCTCGCAGTTGGCTCTCTAGTGTTTGGCCTGTCCGCGCTCGGGCCGCAACGTCTCCTGCAGGCCACCGCCAGCGCCTTCAACGAAACTATGCTCTACGTGGTGGCGTCTCTGTACTTCGCCATGGCTCTTGGCTACCTACTGAAGGAGGATAAGGAGCGAATCGCCAGCGGGTTGCTTTCCCTCGGGCCGAGGCCAGCGGCGTTCTCCATACCCGCCGTCATCGGCCTTCTCCCCATGCCAGGCGGCGCCTACATAAGCGCCGTCGTGGCAGACCCGCTGTATGAAAAGATGGGTCTCAAAAACCACGAAAAGACCTTTATCAACTACTACCTGCGCCACATCTGGATACCGACGTGGCCTTTATTCCAAGGGGTTTTAATTACCTCTGCGATCCTCTCGGTGTCTGTGTGGCAGGTGGTGGAGTGGTCTTGGCCGGCGTCGGTTTTTGCTGTAGTGTCTGGGCTCGCCGTCGGGCTTCCGCTGGTGAGGAGAGTTGAGTCTCCGGGCCGGTTTAGGGATTTAGCCGCTCTGTGGCCTCTAGCCGCCGTAGCTGTCTTGTCGTTCGTAGCGCCTCTCCCTCTGGCCGTGGCGGCGGTGTATCTTGCCTATCTGGCTGTGAGGAGGCCTGCTGTCGACTTGGTGGTGGGCTCTCTTAGGTACGCGGCGACGCCGAGGATTTTGGCTATATTGGTGTTTTCGCTGATCTTCGCCCAGTACATAAAGGAGAGTAGCCTAAGCGCCGAGATGGCGGCTGCGCTCGGCGGCTACTCGGCGGCCGCGGTCTTCGCCATTCCGTTCGCCATAGGGCTGGCCACCGGCGTGGAGTTCGCCTTTGCTGGCCTAGCCTTTCCCCCCATTGCACCTCTTATCCACGGACCTATGCTGGCGCTGGCGTTCGC
It includes:
- a CDS encoding TrpB-like pyridoxal phosphate-dependent enzyme; the encoded protein is MVNRWYNIAADLPVALSPPRDPDEGESRVGLLTKILPSALIDQEFTAERWVSIPEKVRDVYRRVGRPTPLFRAEGLERALGVKTRIYYKFEGVLPVGSHKLNTAVAQAYYAKADGAVEVATETGAGQWGMAVSLAAALFGLRAVVFMTRSSYNSKRQRLTFMRAYGAVVYPSPSEVTEAGRRHFRPDHPGSLGIAISEAVEYVLSGERRRYLPGSVMEFVLMHQTVIGLEAVGQLPEEPDVAVACVGGGSNFAGFTYPMIGMKLRREGFEKTRFVAVESEAAPKLTRGEYRYDFPDAVGVLPMLKMYTLGHDYVPPAIHAAGLRYHGAAPSLSLLKRLGIVESLAYPQEEVMKAAVLFARSEGIVPAPESAHAIRAVIDLAKKLPDGSVIAFNLSGHGLLDADAYEKFLA
- a CDS encoding anion transporter, translated to MIQDAVVAAVLILLVVGGMAARPLYPKLPTWSLMSLAAFIAVFIGPLTVDDVPHVVNFEVVLFLVGMFSIVALAELSGLLDAFAYWFISLFKTRLAIYVASSLLFGLLSAFAVNDTVALMGPPVAAAIARAAGIEHRHMFLLLAFSLTIGSAMTPIGNPQNMLIAVESGIKAPFITFLQYLAVPTLINLVVTPLLLFKILGLKNGRVEYSAVPLELIRNTRDAAVAAVALLGTVAAMVLNDLAALSGQPHIHNIGFIPFVAASFLYFFAASPREVLARVEWGTIVFFMTMFITMEAIWRGGVLQPLISAALPTYQGKPSDILAIALISTALSQLLSNVPFVNLFTTYLHHLGVDDPKAWVALAMASTIAGNLTLLGAASNIIILEVLETRFHSTITFAQFMKYGALVTALNLAVYLPFLLI
- the tsaA gene encoding tRNA (N6-threonylcarbamoyladenosine(37)-N6)-methyltransferase TrmO; its protein translation is MECFEPIGYVRHRYSNEEVRSRRFVDAVVEVLPQFEEGLAGIEEFSHVIIVAWLHKFRGRPLKVRPKRVAGAPEVGVFATDSPDRPNPIGITIARLVRREGRFLHVDGVDLFDGTPVLDIKALSPRRCPAGVSAPWWAD
- a CDS encoding DUF401 family protein; amino-acid sequence: MLLPFLAAVLIIILGTLSRRLDVSVSLAVGSLVFGLSALGPQRLLQATASAFNETMLYVVASLYFAMALGYLLKEDKERIASGLLSLGPRPAAFSIPAVIGLLPMPGGAYISAVVADPLYEKMGLKNHEKTFINYYLRHIWIPTWPLFQGVLITSAILSVSVWQVVEWSWPASVFAVVSGLAVGLPLVRRVESPGRFRDLAALWPLAAVAVLSFVAPLPLAVAAVYLAYLAVRRPAVDLVVGSLRYAATPRILAILVFSLIFAQYIKESSLSAEMAAALGGYSAAAVFAIPFAIGLATGVEFAFAGLAFPPIAPLIHGPMLALAFAGGFLGVMLSPAHSCLVLTREYYNADIALVYRLLARAAVVFIALSVVYYLFLIYRGGCVYQCLSS
- the trpA gene encoding tryptophan synthase subunit alpha; translated protein: MLRRPGLGVYLVAGWPNREIYGRVVKELGGVVDFYELGVPTRNPKYDGPYIRKAHREVEAPTWLRPEVPTYAMAYWEDYRANPTKLFNLAAEVGARGVLAPDLLIDFHEDLDAYVKLCREFGLAPVFFVPGKFPHKLVERLAAAGPDFIYLGLYAATGIELPVYVERNVRIIRQLVGDVYVVAGFAVDTPAKAARLVEAGADGVVVGTAFMRRLQKSPEEALAFLREIKAALR
- a CDS encoding 30S ribosomal protein S30e → MPSHGSLTKAGKVRNQTPKIPAKPRKNLTPRRRNIRNYKRRVLYATSQASAAPEA
- a CDS encoding aminodeoxychorismate/anthranilate synthase component II produces the protein MDLTLIVDNYDSFVYNIAHYVAEAGSRPIVLRNDEVSVKLVERIRPDRIIISPGPGHPENPRDVGASPDIVREFSGRVPILGVCMGHQIIGAVFGAKVRRARTIKHGKTSEVRHYGGALYLGVPEVFKAMRYHSLVIDDPPAVLKVEAVSLDDGEIMGIRHVEHPTFGVQFHPESIGTPHGLRIIKNFVDLA
- the trpD gene encoding anthranilate phosphoribosyltransferase, producing the protein MDLKTLLKKLGNGQTLTSEEAYALGRLILSGSASDVEVAAALTAMRVRGESAEEIASFVKMAREFAVRVPLKSGAIDTAGTGGDGAGTINLSTAAAVVAAAAGARVLKHGNRSASGMFGSADFMEAVGYNLDLGPERAAELVESVGFAFVFAPRYHPAFARVAPVRRQLPFRTIFNIVGPLANPGLVRRQLIGVAEPRLLEVVSGAAAELGFEHAVVVHGSGVDEVSTEGETVVYEVRGGKVERYRLGPRDLGAPAVPLPRAGNREEAVARALAGLRGEDRDAAVAIAVNAAFALYVAGVARDPRDGFELAMKTIGDGAAYRKLVEAVEASRR
- a CDS encoding chorismate-binding protein, producing the protein MRKVPLSKLPPPRELAGGLYGGGEEFVALLESGMGYAERSRFSLVAWGVSREYVSWGADVYDVAYEAYRELGRFASPFGGDVVIGAVSYDASAYVEPLLLRYGKVDRTLPAAFFVKPAGWVLYDKLLGRAYVHGELPRLGRRGEEPLAVRGPVAGTDEASFKRWVGEARRRIEEGEIFQVVLSRYLDYAVAGDVFALYTSLASANPSPYMYFVRWRGLHLLGTSPELLVKVQGDRAETHPIAGTRPRGATEEEDLALEEDMLRDEKELAEHYMLVDLARNDLGRVCRPGTVKVDELFAVEKYSRVQHLVSRVSCVLERKFSPVDALFATHPAGTVSGAPKVRAMEIIAELEDSPRGFYAGSLGFFSPSLSEFAIVIRTAILRDGLLRIQAGAGVVYDSTPEREYRETEAKLRALREALGVWT